The Synchiropus splendidus isolate RoL2022-P1 chromosome 8, RoL_Sspl_1.0, whole genome shotgun sequence genome has a window encoding:
- the mffa gene encoding mitochondrial fission factor homolog B isoform X1 codes for MIGQSNDQLEGDLFCSLMNGAAFPSPTAELAEINRIQYELEYTEGISQRMRIPEMLKVGPQAPQDGNPQELMNSVIMQVPERIIVAGDGSEPQFARPRDLDLIQSTPLETLSLKTPPRVLTLSDRPLDFLEEEQRAAPDRDEFRTHGRSRRERSVSENAASRPNNQLAHNDSTRSSPPASVHPCPPLTAVEEDQNLYSASGVFSFIQSTTRRAYQQVLEVLDENPRSKPSLRGGSASTSNPLQDPRLALSTLEASLDGSEDMTVVDAAALRRQLIKLNRRLQHLEEENKERVKREMILYSVTVAFWLINTWVWLRR; via the exons ATGATTGGACAATCAAATGATCAATTGGAAG GTGACTTGTTTTGCAGCCTCATGAACGGAGCAGCCTTCCCCTCCCCCACTGCTGAACTGGCAGAAATCAACCGTATCCAGTATGAGCTGGAGTACACGGAGGGCATCAGCCAGAGGATGCGCATACCAGAGATGCTCAAAGTGGGACCTCAAGCCCCTCAGGATGGCAACCCACAGGAGCTCATGAATAGTGTCATCATGCAGGTTCCAGAGAGGATTATTGTTGCAG gAGATGGCAGTGAGCCCCAGTTTGCCAGACCCCGAGATCTTGACCTCATTCAGTCAACACCCCTAGAGACCTTGTCCCTGAAGACTCCGCCAAGAGTCCTCACCCTTAGTGACCGACCACTTGACTTCCTGGAAGAAGAACAACGAGCAGCTCCAGACCGTGACGAG TTTCGGACCCATGGACGTTCTCGACGTGAACGTTCTGTGAGTGAAAACGCAGCAAGCCGTCCAAACAACCAGCTTGCGCACAATGATTC TACAAGATCGTCCCCCCCAGCCTCTGTCCACCCTTGCCCCCCTCTGACTGCTGTTGAAGAAGATCAGAACCTTTACAGCGCTAGCggtgtgttttcattcatccaGTCTACTACACGTCGGGCCTACCAGCAGGTCCTGGAGGTCTTGGATGAGAACCCCCGAAG CAAACCGTCATTGCGAGGGGGGTCTGCATCCACCTCCAACCCCTTGCAGGACCCCAG ACTTGCACTATCAACTCTTGAAGCCTCGCTGGATGGATCAGAAGACATGACTGTGGTAGATGCTGCAGCTCTGAGGCGTCAG CTCATCAAGTTGAATAGAAGACTCCAACATTTGGAAGAAGAGAACAAGGAGCGAGTGAAGCGGGAGATGATCCTGTATTCAGTCACCGTAGCGTTCTGGCTCATCAACACCTGGGTGTGGTTGCGTCGCTAA
- the mrpl44 gene encoding 39S ribosomal protein L44, mitochondrial isoform X2 has product MSFVVERLRSGFGVSVFPGISPLHSSQKPNWDYHVEVQAFSARLQENFSMELLKTAFVNPCYLQAEQKRRQDLGLDSEVTALVLKANTKLSAQGADFSKSFLNDWCRASFPNLPNEGVESIVGHLTSLEVVTYVAKNLGMDDLTMSADFPLPDDVLHATFMAVIGALHESSGAQRTGFFIRDFLVSQMIGKELFDIWTVKNPMGLLVEELTQRNVPPPEPRLIRSAGSSTVLPLYFVGLYSDKTFLSQGPGETLTEAEDEAARVALRRLYGYTQNCKPFDFSPQQNHQKVLTSAVGSS; this is encoded by the exons ATGTCATTCGTCGTGGAGCGGTTACGCTCGGGATTCGGTGTCAGCGTGTTTCCAGGAATATCGCCTTTGCACAG TTCACAGAAGCCAAATTGGGATTACCATGTGGAAGTTCAGGCATTCAGCGCCCGCCTTCAGGAGAACTTCTCCATGGAGCTTCTTAAGACTGCTTTTGTAAATCCCTGCTACCTGCAGGCAGAGCAGAAGCGAAGACAAGACCTGGGCCTGGATTCTGAAGTGACGGCTCTTGTTCTCAAAGCGAACACAAAGCTCAGCGCTCAGGGAGCTGACTTTAGCAAAAGCTTTCTGAATGACTGGTGCAGGGCCAGCTTCCCCAACCTGCCCAATGAGGGAGTGGAAAGCATCGTAGGGCATCTCACTAGTCTCGAAGTCGTCACCTATGTTGCAAAGAACCTTGGCATGGATGATCTAACGATGAGCGCAGACTTTCCCCTCCCAGATGATGTTCTTCATGCCACATTCATGGCAGTGATTGGCGCTCTTCATGAGAGCAGTGGTGCCCAGCGAACAGGATTTTTTATCAGA GATTTTCTCGTCTCTCAGATGATAGGAAAGGAGCTGTTTGATATTTGGACAGTGAAGAATCCAATGGGACTACTGGTGGAAGAGCTTACACAGAGAAACGTTCCACCACCAGAACCCAGACTCATCAGGTCGGCTGGGTCCAGCACTGTCCTTCCTCTCTACTTTGTTGGTTTGTACAG CGATAAGACGTTCTTGTCTCAGGGTCCAGGAGAAACACTTACAGAAGCAGAGGATGAAGCAGCACGGGTAGCCTTGCGCAGACTGTATGGCTACACCCAAAACTGCAAACCATTTGACTTTTCTCCGCAACAAAATCATCAGAAGGTTTTGACTTCTGCTGTTGGCAGTAGCTAG
- the mffa gene encoding mitochondrial fission factor homolog B isoform X4, with protein sequence MIGQSNDQLEGDLFCSLMNGAAFPSPTAELAEINRIQYELEYTEGISQRMRIPEMLKVGPQAPQDGNPQELMNSVIMQVPERIIVAGDGSEPQFARPRDLDLIQSTPLETLSLKTPPRVLTLSDRPLDFLEEEQRAAPDRDEFRTHGRSRRERSVSENAASRPNNQLAHNDSLALSTLEASLDGSEDMTVVDAAALRRQLIKLNRRLQHLEEENKERVKREMILYSVTVAFWLINTWVWLRR encoded by the exons ATGATTGGACAATCAAATGATCAATTGGAAG GTGACTTGTTTTGCAGCCTCATGAACGGAGCAGCCTTCCCCTCCCCCACTGCTGAACTGGCAGAAATCAACCGTATCCAGTATGAGCTGGAGTACACGGAGGGCATCAGCCAGAGGATGCGCATACCAGAGATGCTCAAAGTGGGACCTCAAGCCCCTCAGGATGGCAACCCACAGGAGCTCATGAATAGTGTCATCATGCAGGTTCCAGAGAGGATTATTGTTGCAG gAGATGGCAGTGAGCCCCAGTTTGCCAGACCCCGAGATCTTGACCTCATTCAGTCAACACCCCTAGAGACCTTGTCCCTGAAGACTCCGCCAAGAGTCCTCACCCTTAGTGACCGACCACTTGACTTCCTGGAAGAAGAACAACGAGCAGCTCCAGACCGTGACGAG TTTCGGACCCATGGACGTTCTCGACGTGAACGTTCTGTGAGTGAAAACGCAGCAAGCCGTCCAAACAACCAGCTTGCGCACAATGATTC ACTTGCACTATCAACTCTTGAAGCCTCGCTGGATGGATCAGAAGACATGACTGTGGTAGATGCTGCAGCTCTGAGGCGTCAG CTCATCAAGTTGAATAGAAGACTCCAACATTTGGAAGAAGAGAACAAGGAGCGAGTGAAGCGGGAGATGATCCTGTATTCAGTCACCGTAGCGTTCTGGCTCATCAACACCTGGGTGTGGTTGCGTCGCTAA
- the mffa gene encoding mitochondrial fission factor homolog B isoform X3, whose product MIGQSNDQLEGDLFCSLMNGAAFPSPTAELAEINRIQYELEYTEGISQRMRIPEMLKVGPQAPQDGNPQELMNSVIMQVPERIIVAGDGSEPQFARPRDLDLIQSTPLETLSLKTPPRVLTLSDRPLDFLEEEQRAAPDRDEFRTHGRSRRERSVSENAASRPNNQLAHNDSKPSLRGGSASTSNPLQDPRLALSTLEASLDGSEDMTVVDAAALRRQLIKLNRRLQHLEEENKERVKREMILYSVTVAFWLINTWVWLRR is encoded by the exons ATGATTGGACAATCAAATGATCAATTGGAAG GTGACTTGTTTTGCAGCCTCATGAACGGAGCAGCCTTCCCCTCCCCCACTGCTGAACTGGCAGAAATCAACCGTATCCAGTATGAGCTGGAGTACACGGAGGGCATCAGCCAGAGGATGCGCATACCAGAGATGCTCAAAGTGGGACCTCAAGCCCCTCAGGATGGCAACCCACAGGAGCTCATGAATAGTGTCATCATGCAGGTTCCAGAGAGGATTATTGTTGCAG gAGATGGCAGTGAGCCCCAGTTTGCCAGACCCCGAGATCTTGACCTCATTCAGTCAACACCCCTAGAGACCTTGTCCCTGAAGACTCCGCCAAGAGTCCTCACCCTTAGTGACCGACCACTTGACTTCCTGGAAGAAGAACAACGAGCAGCTCCAGACCGTGACGAG TTTCGGACCCATGGACGTTCTCGACGTGAACGTTCTGTGAGTGAAAACGCAGCAAGCCGTCCAAACAACCAGCTTGCGCACAATGATTC CAAACCGTCATTGCGAGGGGGGTCTGCATCCACCTCCAACCCCTTGCAGGACCCCAG ACTTGCACTATCAACTCTTGAAGCCTCGCTGGATGGATCAGAAGACATGACTGTGGTAGATGCTGCAGCTCTGAGGCGTCAG CTCATCAAGTTGAATAGAAGACTCCAACATTTGGAAGAAGAGAACAAGGAGCGAGTGAAGCGGGAGATGATCCTGTATTCAGTCACCGTAGCGTTCTGGCTCATCAACACCTGGGTGTGGTTGCGTCGCTAA
- the mrpl44 gene encoding 39S ribosomal protein L44, mitochondrial isoform X1: MTRASCLESDCFSCCTPIEQGNMASGYVIRRGAVTLGIRCQRVSRNIAFAQVREKKRWTRTYELHLANKLRRDGAPPAKPRSQKPNWDYHVEVQAFSARLQENFSMELLKTAFVNPCYLQAEQKRRQDLGLDSEVTALVLKANTKLSAQGADFSKSFLNDWCRASFPNLPNEGVESIVGHLTSLEVVTYVAKNLGMDDLTMSADFPLPDDVLHATFMAVIGALHESSGAQRTGFFIRDFLVSQMIGKELFDIWTVKNPMGLLVEELTQRNVPPPEPRLIRSAGSSTVLPLYFVGLYSDKTFLSQGPGETLTEAEDEAARVALRRLYGYTQNCKPFDFSPQQNHQKVLTSAVGSS; the protein is encoded by the exons ATGACTCGAGCATCTTGTTTGGAGTCGGACTGTTTTAGCTGTTGCACACCGATTGAGCAAGGAAACATGGCGTCCGGCTATGTCATTCGTCGTGGAGCGGTTACGCTCGGGATTCGGTGTCAGCGTGTTTCCAGGAATATCGCCTTTGCACAGGTTAGAGAGAAGAAACGGTGGACGAGAACTTATGAGCTTCACCTCGCAAATAAACTCCGACGTGACGGAGCGCCTCCAGCGAAGCCACG TTCACAGAAGCCAAATTGGGATTACCATGTGGAAGTTCAGGCATTCAGCGCCCGCCTTCAGGAGAACTTCTCCATGGAGCTTCTTAAGACTGCTTTTGTAAATCCCTGCTACCTGCAGGCAGAGCAGAAGCGAAGACAAGACCTGGGCCTGGATTCTGAAGTGACGGCTCTTGTTCTCAAAGCGAACACAAAGCTCAGCGCTCAGGGAGCTGACTTTAGCAAAAGCTTTCTGAATGACTGGTGCAGGGCCAGCTTCCCCAACCTGCCCAATGAGGGAGTGGAAAGCATCGTAGGGCATCTCACTAGTCTCGAAGTCGTCACCTATGTTGCAAAGAACCTTGGCATGGATGATCTAACGATGAGCGCAGACTTTCCCCTCCCAGATGATGTTCTTCATGCCACATTCATGGCAGTGATTGGCGCTCTTCATGAGAGCAGTGGTGCCCAGCGAACAGGATTTTTTATCAGA GATTTTCTCGTCTCTCAGATGATAGGAAAGGAGCTGTTTGATATTTGGACAGTGAAGAATCCAATGGGACTACTGGTGGAAGAGCTTACACAGAGAAACGTTCCACCACCAGAACCCAGACTCATCAGGTCGGCTGGGTCCAGCACTGTCCTTCCTCTCTACTTTGTTGGTTTGTACAG CGATAAGACGTTCTTGTCTCAGGGTCCAGGAGAAACACTTACAGAAGCAGAGGATGAAGCAGCACGGGTAGCCTTGCGCAGACTGTATGGCTACACCCAAAACTGCAAACCATTTGACTTTTCTCCGCAACAAAATCATCAGAAGGTTTTGACTTCTGCTGTTGGCAGTAGCTAG
- the mffa gene encoding mitochondrial fission factor homolog B isoform X2 has translation MNGAAFPSPTAELAEINRIQYELEYTEGISQRMRIPEMLKVGPQAPQDGNPQELMNSVIMQVPERIIVAGDGSEPQFARPRDLDLIQSTPLETLSLKTPPRVLTLSDRPLDFLEEEQRAAPDRDEFRTHGRSRRERSVSENAASRPNNQLAHNDSTRSSPPASVHPCPPLTAVEEDQNLYSASGVFSFIQSTTRRAYQQVLEVLDENPRSKPSLRGGSASTSNPLQDPRLALSTLEASLDGSEDMTVVDAAALRRQLIKLNRRLQHLEEENKERVKREMILYSVTVAFWLINTWVWLRR, from the exons ATGAACGGAGCAGCCTTCCCCTCCCCCACTGCTGAACTGGCAGAAATCAACCGTATCCAGTATGAGCTGGAGTACACGGAGGGCATCAGCCAGAGGATGCGCATACCAGAGATGCTCAAAGTGGGACCTCAAGCCCCTCAGGATGGCAACCCACAGGAGCTCATGAATAGTGTCATCATGCAGGTTCCAGAGAGGATTATTGTTGCAG gAGATGGCAGTGAGCCCCAGTTTGCCAGACCCCGAGATCTTGACCTCATTCAGTCAACACCCCTAGAGACCTTGTCCCTGAAGACTCCGCCAAGAGTCCTCACCCTTAGTGACCGACCACTTGACTTCCTGGAAGAAGAACAACGAGCAGCTCCAGACCGTGACGAG TTTCGGACCCATGGACGTTCTCGACGTGAACGTTCTGTGAGTGAAAACGCAGCAAGCCGTCCAAACAACCAGCTTGCGCACAATGATTC TACAAGATCGTCCCCCCCAGCCTCTGTCCACCCTTGCCCCCCTCTGACTGCTGTTGAAGAAGATCAGAACCTTTACAGCGCTAGCggtgtgttttcattcatccaGTCTACTACACGTCGGGCCTACCAGCAGGTCCTGGAGGTCTTGGATGAGAACCCCCGAAG CAAACCGTCATTGCGAGGGGGGTCTGCATCCACCTCCAACCCCTTGCAGGACCCCAG ACTTGCACTATCAACTCTTGAAGCCTCGCTGGATGGATCAGAAGACATGACTGTGGTAGATGCTGCAGCTCTGAGGCGTCAG CTCATCAAGTTGAATAGAAGACTCCAACATTTGGAAGAAGAGAACAAGGAGCGAGTGAAGCGGGAGATGATCCTGTATTCAGTCACCGTAGCGTTCTGGCTCATCAACACCTGGGTGTGGTTGCGTCGCTAA
- the LOC128763750 gene encoding dynein axonemal assembly factor 1-like: METEAARMKTDDVETQVGSTKEAAAKDNRPNGQQSWPRMTKEFLRDQCKRQKLYTTPHLNDTLYLHFKGFSAIENLEEYTGLKCLWLESNGLKRIENLDAQINLRCLFLQQNLIRRLENLEHLQNLCTLNVSNNYLSKIEGISSLPELTTLQISHNKLKTLEDIAHLTDCLSLNVLDLSHNLLNDPEMLLVLEAMPQLRVLNLMGNEVVRKIPNYRKTMIVRLRQLTFLDDRPVFPKDRACAEAWATGGLDAERAENRQWESLERRKVQESLDAMALIRQKAQERLRLKKMQEEGESIINPGTQTEDVADKNIETVADRTWDAYKELSKECSAVDGDIRPKEKTGAGDSQTNESCHQQKKCPESDDGQEFEAGNLQSEMTGLSDLQFSNCSDVEMKRPELSIQHGDDGLEMVEQKETSKQQIQQSDSDSMRRKHSERGDQEIEQLQAVDPMIQGVEKAETELEELLNVCNTNPLETTENSMEQMKMIRQHLGNSQREEFSVPEEMNRERENEDLQIKNQEAEQLVNSDQRGEEPPVGNQLETSVTCSETKEQSGDKPERGQFQGDRFMEISPTHWCQETNKQQKTFSGRNGPGRDQCETISVQTVHGPGPLVTELEETEHLETILLSSSPPLRIDDLPDLEACSGGWSVSTVTSCEKAMFLMEENKNGEVKDDSSLMYPEHENSNPRHVVTCTRRLIEELD; encoded by the exons ATGGAGACCGAAGCGGCAAGAATGAAGACTGATGATGTAGAAACCCAAGTGGGTTCTacaaaagaagcagcagcaaagGACAACCGACCAAATGGACAGCAGTCGTGGCCGCGGATGACCAAGGAGTTCCTGAGAGACCAGTGTAAGCGGCAGAAACTCTACACAACGCCACATTTGAATGACACCTTGTATCTACATTTCAAAGGCTTCTCAGCCATTGAAAACCTGGAGGAGTACACTGGACTGAAGTGTCTGTGGCTTGAGAGTAACGGACTGAAACGCATAGAAAACCTGGACGCTCAGATTAACCTCCGCTGCTTGTTCCTTCAGCAGAACTTGATCCGCCGACTGGAAAATCTGGAACATCTGCAAAACCTCTGCACTCTAAATGTGTCCAACAACTACTTAAGCAAAATCGAAGGCATCTCATCTCTTCCTGAGCTGACCACGCTGCAGATTTCCCACAATAAGTTGAAGACACTTGAGGACATAGCACACTTGACAGACTGTCTGTCCCTAAATGTCCTGGATTTGTCTCACAACCTATTGAATGACCCGGAGATGCTTCTAGTACTTGAAGCCATGCCACAACTGAGAGTCCTAAATCTCATGGGAAATGAAGTTGTGAGGAAAATTCCGAACTATCGGAAGACCATGATTGTGCGCCTCAGACAGCTCACCTTTCTGGATGACCGACCTGTTTTCCCCAAAGACAGGGCCTGTGCCGAGGCATGGGCCACGGGAGGGCTAGATGCTGAGCGCGCAGAGAATCGGCAGTGGGAGTCCCTGGAAAGGAGGAAGGTCCAAGAAAGCTTGGATGCTATGGCACTGATTCGACAAAAAGCTCAGGAAAGATTGCGCCTTAAGAAGATGCAGGAGGAGG GTGAATCAATCATCAATCCAGGGACTCAAACTGAAGATGTAGCCGATAAGAATATAGAAACAGTTGCTGACAGAACCTGGGATGCCTATAAGGAACTCAGCAAAGAATGTTCAGCAGTGGACGGAGACATTCGACCCAAAGAAAAGACAGGGGCAGGTGACTCACAGACAAATGAGTCGTGTCACCAACAGAAAAAGTGCCCGGAAAGTGACGATGGACAGGAGTTTGAGGCAGGAAACCTACAGTCTGAGATGACAGGGTTGAGTGACCTACAGTTCTCTAACTGTAGTGATGTGGAGATGAAGAGGCCAGAGCTGAGCATCCAACATGGAGATGATGGGTTAGAGATGGTAGAACAGAAAGAGACAAGCAAGCAACAAATCCAACAATCTGACTCAGACAGCATGCGGCGAAAACATTCTGAGAGAGGAGACCAAGAGATAGAGCAACTACAAGCCGTCGATCCAATGATACAGGGTGTTGAGAAGGCAGAAACAGAGCTGGAAGAGCTGCTTAATGTCTGCAACACAAATCCCTTGGAGACCACTGAAAATTCAATGGAGCAAATGAAGATGATCAGGCAACATCTAGGAAACAGTCAAAGGGAAGAGTTTTCTGTTCCTGAGGAAATgaacagagagcgagagaatgAGGACCTGCAAATTAAGAACCAAGAAGCGGAGCAGCTAGTGAACAGTGATCAGCGAGGTGAGGAACCACCGGTGGGAAACCAGCTCGAAACATCAGTCACATGCAGCGAAACAAAAGAGCAGTCTGGAGACAAACCAGAGAGAGGCCAGTTCCAGGGTGACAGATTCATGGAGATATCGCCCACTCACTGGTGTCAGGAGACtaataaacaacaaaagactTTCAGTGGAAGAAATGGACCAGGAAGAGACCAGTGTGAGACGATCAGTGTTCAAACTGTCCATGGTCCGGGGCCACTGGTCACAGAGCTGGAAGAGACAGAACATTTGGAGACCATTCTGCTTTCTTCATCTCCGCCTCTGCGAATCGATGACCTCCCTGATCTGGAAGCTTGTTCTGGAGGATGGAGTGTGTCAACGGTTACTTCATGTGAAAAGGCTATGTTTTTGATGGAAGAAAACAAGAATGGCGAAGTCAAGGATGACTCGTCATTGATGTATCCAGAGCATGAGAACTCAAATCCACGTCACGTTGTTACCTGTACGCGACGCCTGATTGAGGAATTGGATTAA